A genome region from Trachemys scripta elegans isolate TJP31775 chromosome 2, CAS_Tse_1.0, whole genome shotgun sequence includes the following:
- the LOC117873142 gene encoding serpin B6-like, with protein MVFLGAKGNTAAQMAKVLSLDEAEEIHDGYQSLISEINKPGTNYVLRIANRLYGEKKFKFLATFIDSCQKFYHAELKQLDFSRAAEDSRKHINSWVEEKTEGKIQNLLAQGVVDSMTRLILVNAIYFKGNWATQFNKDCTVERQFKINKNESKPVQMMFKETKFNMSYIADFQTQILDLPYVDNETSMIILLPDEIQDNSTGLEQLERELTYEKLTEWINPEMMDYTEVEVCLPRFKLEQVYDLKPVLKNMGMADAFDSDKVDLSGMSGSNELVLSEVVHKSFVEVNEEGTEAAAATALVFRMLCARIVPQFTADHPFLFFIRHNKTGNILFYGRFCSP; from the exons ATGGTTTTTTTGGGTGCAAAAGGTAACACTGCAGCCCAGATGGCAAAG GTGCTTTCTCTGGACGAAGCTGAAGAGATtcatgatggataccagtcactTATTTCTGAAATTAACAAACCAGGCACTAATTATGTGCTTAGGATTGCCAACCGGCTCTATGGGGAAAAGAAGTTTAAATTTCTTGCA ACATTTATAGACTCCTGCCAGAAATTCTATCATGCAGAGCTAAAACAACTTGACTTCTCTAGAGCTGCAGAAGATTCCAGAAAACACATAAATTCCTGGGTAGAAGAAAAAACTGAAG GTAAAATCCAGAATCTGTTGGCTCAGGGTGTTGTTGATTCAATGACCAGACTAATCTTGGTGAACGCCATCTACTTCAAAGGCAACTGGGCAACCCAATTCAACAAAGATTGCACAGTGGAAAGGCAATTTAAAATTAACAAG aatgagaGCAAACCAGTGCAGATGATGTTCAAGGAAACTAAATTTAACATGAGCTACATAGCAGATTTTCAGACCCAAATCCTTGACCTCCCTTATGTTGATAACGAGACAAGTATGATCATCCTGCTTCCTGATGAAATCCAAGATAATTCCACTGGCCTGGAACAG CTGGAAAGAGAACTTACTTATGAGAAACTTACAGAGTGGATAAATCCAGAAATGATGGACTATACTGAAGTGGAGGTGTGTTTACCCAGATTTAAGTTGGAGCAAGTTTATGATCTGAAGCCTGTTCTGAAGAACATGGGAATGGCTGATGCATTTGACAGCGACAAGGTGGATTTATCTGGAATGTCAGGCAGCAATGAGCTAGTTCTGTCGGAGGTTGTTCACAAGTCCTTTGTGGAGGTCAACGAAGAAGGCACGGAGGCAGCAGCTGCTACTGCATTAGTGTTCCGTATGCTTTGTGCACGGATTGTACCACAGTTCACTGCTGACCATCCTTTCCTCTTCTTTATCCGGCACAACAAAACTGGCAACATTCTGTTCTATGGCAGATTTTGTTCcccctaa